From a single Loigolactobacillus coryniformis subsp. coryniformis KCTC 3167 = DSM 20001 genomic region:
- a CDS encoding SHOCT domain-containing protein — protein sequence MEIKVKKPNAVKLTLDDHDLLVAHSVKHGLKRTVESVLIPRTALIGMEMHQPTEDDDGHFQVTYQLDKKSAEQIAEFWFSTSDAPFVLELKQILEQQIDKNSEWGEDDFVANGQLIMEYLEMRKKGLLTNEEFEAKKREILRLD from the coding sequence ATGGAAATTAAAGTGAAAAAACCCAATGCAGTTAAATTGACCCTAGATGATCACGATTTGCTGGTAGCGCACTCGGTTAAGCATGGCTTGAAACGGACTGTCGAATCCGTCTTGATTCCCCGTACTGCGCTGATCGGGATGGAAATGCATCAACCAACAGAAGATGATGACGGCCATTTTCAAGTCACTTATCAATTAGATAAAAAGTCAGCCGAGCAAATCGCTGAATTTTGGTTTAGCACATCTGACGCACCATTTGTACTTGAATTAAAACAAATCCTTGAACAACAGATCGATAAAAATAGTGAATGGGGCGAGGATGACTTTGTGGCCAATGGTCAGCTGATCATGGAATATCTGGAAATGCGTAAAAAAGGGTTATTGACCAACGAGGAATTTGAAGCAAAAAAGCGCGAAATTTTAAGGCTTGATTAA
- a CDS encoding YihY/virulence factor BrkB family protein, which produces MKKLRQRLTYWQQKTAPLVTAYQEANISKNSVVVAYYALLSIFPLLIFLGNLLPFLNIPVNEVLSYIEALVPASIYRTLATQIKGFLTEGSGGLLSLGAVITLWSASRGIVSLRDSINQSYGIKTPQNALLARLLSLILTLFFVLVMILLVLVFGFGQDVLDYIVPRLGLSDVIVQVFAQLKLPVTGLMLLALLLLLFYFLPNARLHLRCVLPGTLLTAAGWLILAQFFALYVRYFARSVSSYGAIGTFIVLMFWLVFIAQILLLSAFLNRLTEEHFYGKIQPIPGKLRDWWERWRSKKA; this is translated from the coding sequence ATGAAAAAGTTACGGCAGCGTTTAACCTACTGGCAACAAAAAACCGCACCGCTGGTGACCGCTTACCAAGAAGCTAATATTAGCAAAAACTCGGTGGTAGTGGCTTATTATGCGTTACTATCGATTTTTCCGTTGCTCATTTTTCTCGGTAACTTACTACCATTTCTAAATATTCCGGTTAATGAAGTTTTGAGTTACATTGAAGCGCTCGTACCAGCTTCAATCTATCGAACCTTAGCAACGCAGATCAAGGGCTTTCTGACTGAAGGTAGCGGCGGTTTATTGTCTTTAGGGGCGGTGATCACATTATGGTCAGCTAGTCGGGGGATTGTCAGTCTACGCGACAGCATTAACCAATCTTATGGTATTAAAACACCACAAAATGCATTGTTGGCACGATTATTATCATTAATACTCACTTTATTTTTTGTGCTGGTCATGATTTTACTAGTGTTGGTTTTCGGTTTTGGTCAAGATGTTTTGGACTACATTGTGCCGCGCTTGGGCTTGTCTGACGTGATTGTCCAGGTCTTTGCCCAATTAAAATTACCGGTTACTGGGCTCATGCTGCTAGCCTTGTTACTATTGCTGTTCTATTTCTTACCTAATGCACGGTTACATTTGCGTTGCGTTTTGCCAGGCACATTACTAACGGCTGCTGGTTGGCTGATTCTAGCACAGTTTTTCGCACTGTATGTGCGTTACTTTGCTCGCTCAGTCAGCAGTTACGGTGCGATCGGAACATTTATTGTTTTGATGTTCTGGCTAGTCTTTATCGCGCAGATTTTACTGTTGAGTGCTTTTCTGAATCGTTTGACCGAGGAACATTTTTATGGCAAAATTCAGCCGATCCCAGGCAAGTTGCGCGATTGGTGGGAACGCTGGCGTAGCAAAAAAGCGTGA
- the rbsK gene encoding ribokinase: MTRVTILGSINVDTILQIPRLPKPGETLAMSGKQVAGGGKGANQAIAAARAEADTAFIGKVGDDANGKMMLKALQNAKIDTTQISTSNYADTGEAFILLDDNGQNSILVDGGTNQEIKIGDIETAHETIENADFLITQFETPLTTTLAAFRYAKSVGVTTILNPAPAKTDLDPELLKLTDLIVPNETESETLTGIKVTDEASMNAAATALIKQGVKAVIITVGAKGAYYQTKANHGFVKAFKVDAVDTTAAGDTFIGALSSRLNSDLSNLPAAVLFANKASSLTVQKLGAQPSIPHLSEILADGEIKKA, translated from the coding sequence ATGACACGTGTAACGATCCTCGGCAGCATTAATGTCGATACGATTCTACAAATTCCCCGCTTACCCAAACCTGGCGAAACGCTAGCCATGAGCGGTAAGCAAGTTGCTGGTGGTGGCAAAGGCGCTAACCAGGCCATTGCTGCAGCCCGCGCTGAAGCTGATACCGCATTTATCGGTAAAGTTGGTGACGATGCTAACGGTAAAATGATGCTTAAAGCATTGCAAAACGCTAAAATTGACACCACACAGATCAGCACTAGCAACTATGCCGACACCGGCGAAGCCTTCATTCTCCTCGACGACAACGGTCAAAATAGCATTCTCGTTGATGGTGGTACCAATCAAGAAATCAAAATTGGTGATATCGAAACCGCACACGAAACCATCGAAAACGCCGATTTTCTGATCACACAATTTGAAACCCCATTGACCACAACGTTAGCTGCCTTTCGCTACGCTAAATCAGTTGGTGTGACCACCATTTTAAACCCAGCACCAGCTAAAACTGATCTCGACCCTGAATTACTAAAGTTAACTGATCTGATCGTTCCTAATGAAACTGAAAGCGAAACATTGACGGGCATCAAAGTGACTGACGAAGCCAGCATGAACGCAGCGGCGACCGCGTTGATCAAGCAAGGCGTCAAGGCAGTGATCATTACCGTTGGCGCTAAAGGCGCTTACTACCAAACAAAAGCCAATCATGGCTTCGTTAAAGCATTTAAGGTTGATGCTGTCGATACGACCGCGGCTGGTGATACTTTCATCGGTGCCCTCAGTTCACGGCTCAATAGTGATTTAAGCAACCTACCTGCTGCCGTTTTGTTTGCCAACAAAGCCTCTTCGCTGACCGTCCAAAAACTAGGCGCCCAGCCATCGATCCCCCATTTAAGCGAAATCTTGGCTGACGGTGAGATCAAAAAAGCGTGA
- a CDS encoding prephenate dehydrogenase: protein MTTVIIEGLGLIGGSLALALKQEVADAYLIGLDQNLDSLRYAKQNGVIDEIGTNLAAVAPRADVIILATPVKNIAASLQQLTQVTLKPNVIVTDTGSTKQTVLAAAADLVAQGVTVIGGHPMAGSHKSGVHAANVDLFRSAYYFLVPSQNTAPLQIARLQRLLAGTNAKFLQVAPAEHDHIVGMLSHVPHMLAATLVNETTSQFQDSPTALRLAAGGFRDMTRIASSDPQMWADILLTNTESIQQILHHYIADLTELEQAMMQRDQAALLDFFGQAKVTRDAINPKKAGAIPGFFDVFVDIPDRTGAIAEVTTILAQAEIQIVNIQILETREELNGILQLTFASAAAQQKAQQLLAAQQINILRRA, encoded by the coding sequence ATGACAACAGTGATTATTGAAGGCTTAGGGTTAATTGGTGGTTCACTTGCGCTTGCGCTTAAACAGGAGGTGGCTGACGCCTATTTGATCGGTTTGGATCAAAACTTGGACAGTTTGCGCTACGCGAAACAAAATGGTGTGATCGATGAGATCGGCACTAACTTAGCGGCGGTCGCGCCACGGGCTGATGTGATTATTTTAGCGACACCGGTGAAAAATATTGCGGCATCACTACAACAATTAACTCAGGTAACGTTAAAACCCAATGTGATCGTCACTGATACCGGTAGTACTAAACAAACAGTGCTGGCTGCGGCGGCTGATTTAGTGGCGCAAGGGGTGACCGTAATTGGTGGTCATCCAATGGCGGGTTCACATAAATCTGGTGTGCACGCTGCAAACGTTGATCTTTTCCGTAGTGCGTACTACTTTTTAGTACCGAGTCAAAATACTGCCCCGTTACAAATCGCGCGGTTGCAACGTTTATTAGCCGGTACAAACGCTAAATTTTTGCAGGTCGCGCCAGCTGAACATGACCATATTGTTGGCATGCTTAGTCATGTACCACATATGTTGGCGGCAACTTTAGTCAATGAGACCACTAGCCAGTTTCAAGATTCGCCAACGGCCTTACGGTTGGCTGCGGGGGGCTTTCGTGATATGACGCGGATCGCTTCTTCGGATCCGCAAATGTGGGCCGATATTCTGCTAACGAATACCGAGTCCATTCAGCAAATTTTACATCATTATATTGCTGATCTGACTGAATTAGAGCAGGCAATGATGCAGCGTGATCAAGCTGCATTGTTAGACTTTTTTGGTCAAGCAAAGGTAACCCGTGATGCGATCAATCCGAAAAAGGCGGGTGCGATCCCTGGATTCTTCGATGTTTTTGTCGATATTCCTGATCGCACGGGCGCTATCGCTGAAGTGACAACGATTTTAGCGCAAGCAGAGATTCAAATTGTTAATATTCAGATACTGGAAACGCGTGAAGAGCTGAATGGTATTTTGCAGCTGACGTTTGCCAGCGCAGCAGCGCAACAAAAAGCGCAGCAACTGTTAGCTGCACAGCAGATCAATATTTTAAGGAGGGCGTAA
- a CDS encoding shikimate kinase: MLDVILVGFMGTGKTTVGEVLAANFRRPQIDLDAEIVAAAGKSIKQIFADSGEAAFRQLETQVLQQAFAKSGILSTGGGVVESAANRKLLQQTSIPVIYLQTGPAAIFDRLKGDDGRPLVQQLGQAGLRDLWQRRAPLYQSVATHTVTTDARTPLQVSQQIQQLLSQEVVIHEI; the protein is encoded by the coding sequence ATGTTAGATGTCATTTTAGTCGGCTTCATGGGCACCGGCAAAACAACAGTAGGTGAGGTGTTAGCGGCTAACTTTAGACGCCCACAAATTGATCTAGACGCTGAAATCGTGGCAGCAGCCGGTAAGTCGATCAAGCAGATTTTCGCTGATTCCGGTGAAGCGGCTTTTCGTCAATTAGAAACCCAAGTTTTGCAGCAAGCTTTTGCTAAAAGTGGTATTTTATCGACTGGCGGTGGCGTAGTCGAATCGGCAGCTAACCGTAAATTATTGCAACAAACCAGTATTCCTGTTATTTATTTACAAACGGGTCCTGCAGCAATTTTTGACCGCTTAAAAGGCGACGATGGCCGTCCGCTAGTCCAACAATTAGGTCAAGCAGGGTTACGTGATCTGTGGCAGCGGCGCGCGCCACTGTATCAATCCGTGGCAACGCACACGGTTACCACGGATGCGCGGACGCCGTTACAGGTGAGCCAACAAATTCAACAATTATTAAGTCAGGAAGTGGTTATCCATGAAATCTAA
- a CDS encoding MFS transporter — MKSKRLILGLYLNYFVLGISQIILAQNMDALRLHWHTTTAGVAFVISALGVGRLLVYLLSGFLSDRFGRRPFVMIGMGAFVVFYAGILLSPNIYIAFAFSILSGVANSCLDTGTYPTLIDLFPQRDGAATVMLKAFMSLGELFIPLIIGLLTVGHLWYGWSMLFVVAVILLNVILLWNADFPSQAEVQQLSASEQAAQKTPAKWYLDGILFVMYGYLSMATFYLIAQWLTKYGATVANMGSLAAHALLSYYSIGSIASVILTAVMVNRLVKPLTIQVSYTFMALLAIMAMWQFPTPVVLSVGGFAVGFFAAGGVMQLGLTTMAKFFPIGKGLVTGIFYTAGALASFTIPLITGALAQNNMHSIMLVDVIIAALGFVVSVGISVRYRVLFGKTAPELNLAK, encoded by the coding sequence ATGAAATCTAAACGCCTTATTTTAGGATTATATTTGAATTACTTTGTGCTGGGAATCAGTCAAATTATTTTAGCGCAAAATATGGACGCACTACGTTTGCATTGGCACACAACAACTGCGGGAGTTGCTTTTGTCATCTCTGCATTAGGCGTCGGCCGCTTATTGGTTTACTTACTTTCCGGCTTTCTATCGGATCGTTTTGGTCGCCGACCATTCGTGATGATTGGTATGGGTGCCTTCGTGGTTTTCTATGCAGGCATTTTGCTTAGCCCCAATATTTATATTGCCTTTGCGTTCAGTATTTTGTCCGGCGTGGCTAATTCTTGTCTGGATACTGGCACTTACCCTACGCTGATCGATCTATTTCCACAGCGTGATGGCGCCGCAACGGTGATGCTGAAAGCCTTCATGTCACTAGGCGAACTTTTCATTCCGCTGATCATTGGGTTGCTGACAGTTGGTCATTTATGGTATGGCTGGTCGATGCTATTCGTCGTCGCGGTGATCTTATTAAATGTGATCTTACTCTGGAACGCAGATTTTCCTAGCCAAGCTGAAGTCCAACAACTTAGCGCTAGTGAACAGGCGGCACAGAAGACACCAGCAAAATGGTACTTGGATGGTATTTTATTTGTAATGTATGGCTACTTATCAATGGCAACTTTCTATTTGATCGCACAGTGGTTGACCAAATACGGTGCGACCGTGGCAAATATGGGAAGTTTGGCTGCCCATGCGCTACTGAGTTACTACAGTATTGGCTCGATCGCCAGCGTTATTTTAACGGCAGTGATGGTCAATCGCTTAGTTAAACCGCTGACGATCCAAGTTAGCTACACCTTTATGGCGTTATTGGCGATCATGGCGATGTGGCAATTTCCCACGCCAGTCGTCCTGAGTGTCGGTGGCTTTGCAGTTGGCTTCTTTGCCGCTGGTGGGGTCATGCAACTAGGATTGACCACAATGGCGAAATTTTTCCCGATAGGCAAAGGTTTGGTCACCGGTATTTTCTATACTGCCGGCGCGCTGGCATCGTTTACGATTCCCTTGATCACCGGCGCGTTAGCACAAAATAATATGCACAGTATTATGTTGGTTGATGTGATCATTGCGGCGCTAGGTTTTGTCGTTTCAGTTGGCATCAGCGTGCGCTACCGGGTTTTATTTGGTAAAACAGCACCCGAATTGAATTTAGCAAAATAA
- a CDS encoding DUF3114 domain-containing protein, with amino-acid sequence MKVGSLAYTEQLQQEFISNATPQHCQALLKQLFRQLGAYFDSHGDLKLTNKFASSLNPQSSFFRVLAQIVQTAFPAGLAAGPNATLALRRMVHQLRYYLDLINVHYLRQRYPTAKNDWARLVAFDIDCYHAQQPMSRPEPARLHNKLDRQLNLPLTPGWNIKRVYGFHVEFILDQAGNFMYLDLTDIGQADPGQIINCSSFNYAERNDNIHRKLDVYYNTPTTRSKDPWLRTFWLQSTRSPAKQNRYNQLRETKRQLAFQLERWYRRVINS; translated from the coding sequence ATGAAAGTAGGTTCGTTGGCTTATACTGAACAATTACAGCAAGAATTTATCAGCAATGCAACGCCACAGCACTGTCAAGCGTTACTAAAACAGTTATTTAGGCAGTTAGGTGCTTATTTTGATAGTCACGGTGATCTAAAACTTACGAATAAGTTTGCCAGCTCGTTGAATCCTCAGTCATCATTTTTTAGGGTTTTAGCACAAATTGTGCAGACTGCTTTTCCGGCTGGCTTAGCTGCAGGACCTAACGCGACACTAGCATTGCGGCGAATGGTCCATCAACTGCGCTATTATTTAGATCTGATCAACGTGCATTATTTGCGTCAACGTTACCCAACGGCTAAAAATGATTGGGCGCGGCTAGTGGCTTTTGATATTGACTGTTACCATGCGCAGCAACCAATGAGCCGGCCAGAACCAGCGCGACTGCACAACAAGCTAGATCGGCAATTAAATTTGCCCCTAACGCCTGGTTGGAATATTAAGCGTGTTTATGGCTTTCATGTAGAATTTATTTTGGATCAAGCGGGTAATTTCATGTATCTGGATTTAACTGATATCGGACAAGCTGATCCGGGGCAGATCATTAATTGTAGCTCATTTAATTATGCTGAGCGCAACGACAACATTCACCGCAAGCTGGACGTTTATTATAATACGCCAACAACGCGTTCTAAAGATCCGTGGTTGCGAACATTTTGGCTGCAAAGTACTAGATCACCGGCAAAGCAGAACCGCTATAATCAACTGCGTGAGACTAAACGACAGCTGGCTTTTCAGTTAGAACGTTGGTACCGACGTGTGATCAATAGCTAA